A stretch of the Sulfurimonas sp. HSL3-1 genome encodes the following:
- the uvrA gene encoding excinuclease ABC subunit UvrA — MDKITITGAREHNLKDISLEVPKNKLVVCTGLSGSGKSTLAFDTLYAEGQRRYIESLSSYARQFLDRIGKPDVDKIDGLTPAIAIDQKTTSKNPRSTVGTITEIYDYLRLLFARIGVQHCHLCGKEISQMSAADIIDQVQKLPEGSKAVILAPLIREKKGTFADLIEGLRHKGFVRAMVDGVMVRLDEEIELSKTKKHTIKVVIDRVVIKEENRDRIAQDVEKALKESYGEVEVEIMNHTEMDLTANIIHYSEHNACFDCKVSFEPLEPLSFSFNSPKGACPECDGLGIRYALDHDKIIDGDLSIEKGAVKIVYGFNKGYYFTFLKGFCETEGIDITVPFRELEEHQKKAILHGSINEVTFKWKNHPVKRIWPGIIRIAYDMFKDEKDIQDYMSEKVCNVCGGHRLRRESLAVDVAGQKISGVISQPIEDTYRWFTAEDTFAFLGEQDRMVAAPILNEIRERLFFLFDVGLGYLTLSRDARTISGGEAQRIRIASQIGSGLTGVMYVLDEPSIGLHERDTLKLIRTLRSLQEKGNTVIVVEHDKETIEHADHIIDIGPGAGQFGGEVVFSGSLKQLMKAKTETAAYMTGKKKIEYFYRREQTEWIEIKNVTINNIEDLSARIPLQNLVCVTGVSGSGKSSLILQTLLPTARELLNRARKVHTVAGVEITGLEQLDKVIYLDQSPIGRTPRSNPATYTGLMDEIRNLFAKTKLSQIRGYTASRYSFNVKGGRCEKCQGEGELKIEMHFLPDIMVKCDACGGSRYNPQTLEIEYKGKSIADVLSMSVEEALKFFDAIPKIKAILKTLHDVGLGYITLGQNAVTLSGGEAQRIKLSKELSRKDTGNTLYILDEPTTGLHFADVDRLTQVLHHLVELGNSVLVIEHNLDMVKNADYILDMGPEGGSKGGRIIAVGDPETVAAQADDTGSYTGEYLKKELPAQ, encoded by the coding sequence ATGGATAAGATCACGATTACGGGCGCGCGGGAGCATAACCTCAAGGATATCTCCCTCGAGGTGCCCAAAAACAAGCTGGTCGTCTGTACGGGACTCTCCGGCTCGGGAAAATCGACCCTCGCTTTTGACACCCTCTATGCCGAGGGGCAGCGCCGTTATATCGAGAGCCTCTCCAGCTACGCCCGCCAGTTCCTCGACCGCATCGGCAAGCCCGACGTCGACAAGATCGACGGCCTCACCCCCGCCATCGCCATCGACCAGAAGACAACCTCCAAGAACCCCCGCTCGACCGTCGGGACCATCACCGAGATCTACGACTACCTCCGCCTGCTCTTCGCCCGTATCGGGGTGCAGCACTGCCACCTCTGCGGCAAGGAGATCTCGCAGATGTCCGCCGCGGATATCATCGACCAGGTTCAGAAACTCCCCGAAGGCTCCAAGGCCGTCATCCTCGCCCCGCTGATCCGCGAGAAGAAAGGGACCTTCGCCGACCTGATCGAGGGGCTGCGCCACAAAGGCTTCGTACGGGCGATGGTTGACGGCGTCATGGTGCGCCTGGACGAGGAGATCGAACTCTCCAAGACGAAGAAGCACACCATCAAGGTCGTCATCGACCGCGTCGTCATCAAAGAAGAGAACCGCGACCGCATCGCCCAGGACGTCGAAAAGGCCCTCAAGGAGAGCTACGGCGAGGTCGAGGTCGAGATCATGAACCATACCGAGATGGACCTGACCGCGAACATCATCCACTACAGCGAGCACAACGCCTGTTTCGACTGCAAGGTGAGCTTCGAACCCCTCGAGCCGCTCAGCTTCTCCTTCAACTCCCCCAAGGGCGCCTGCCCCGAGTGCGACGGGCTCGGCATTCGCTACGCCCTGGACCATGACAAGATCATCGACGGGGACCTTTCCATCGAGAAGGGGGCCGTCAAGATCGTCTACGGCTTCAACAAGGGGTACTACTTCACCTTCCTCAAAGGCTTCTGCGAGACCGAGGGGATCGATATCACCGTTCCGTTCCGCGAGCTGGAGGAACACCAGAAAAAGGCGATCTTGCACGGCAGCATCAACGAGGTGACCTTCAAGTGGAAGAACCACCCGGTGAAAAGGATTTGGCCGGGGATCATCCGCATCGCCTACGACATGTTCAAAGACGAGAAGGATATCCAGGACTACATGAGCGAGAAGGTGTGCAACGTCTGCGGCGGCCACCGTCTGCGCCGCGAGAGTCTCGCCGTCGACGTGGCGGGCCAGAAGATCAGCGGCGTCATCTCCCAGCCCATCGAGGATACCTACCGCTGGTTCACGGCAGAGGATACCTTCGCCTTCCTCGGCGAGCAGGACCGCATGGTCGCCGCGCCCATTCTCAACGAGATCCGCGAACGCCTCTTCTTCCTCTTCGACGTCGGCCTGGGCTACCTCACCCTCAGCCGCGACGCCCGGACCATCAGCGGGGGCGAGGCGCAGCGCATCCGCATCGCCAGCCAGATCGGCAGCGGCCTGACGGGCGTCATGTACGTTCTCGATGAACCCTCCATCGGCCTGCACGAGCGCGATACCCTCAAGCTCATCCGTACCCTGCGCTCTTTGCAGGAGAAGGGGAACACCGTCATCGTCGTCGAGCATGACAAAGAGACGATCGAACACGCCGACCACATCATCGACATCGGTCCCGGGGCGGGGCAGTTCGGCGGTGAGGTCGTCTTCTCGGGCTCCCTCAAGCAGCTGATGAAGGCGAAGACGGAGACGGCGGCCTATATGACGGGCAAAAAGAAGATCGAGTACTTCTACCGCCGCGAGCAGACGGAGTGGATCGAGATCAAGAACGTCACCATCAACAACATCGAGGACCTCTCCGCCCGCATCCCGCTGCAGAACCTCGTCTGTGTCACCGGGGTGAGCGGCAGCGGCAAGAGCTCGCTCATCCTGCAGACCCTGCTGCCGACGGCAAGGGAACTGCTTAACCGCGCGCGCAAGGTCCACACCGTCGCCGGCGTCGAGATTACGGGTCTGGAGCAGCTTGACAAGGTAATCTACCTCGACCAGAGTCCCATCGGCCGCACCCCGCGCTCGAACCCGGCGACCTATACGGGGCTGATGGACGAGATCCGCAACCTCTTTGCGAAAACGAAGCTCTCCCAGATCCGCGGCTACACGGCCAGCCGCTACAGCTTCAACGTCAAAGGAGGCCGCTGCGAGAAGTGCCAGGGGGAAGGGGAGCTCAAGATCGAGATGCACTTCCTCCCCGACATCATGGTCAAGTGCGACGCCTGCGGCGGCAGCCGCTACAACCCGCAGACCCTGGAAATAGAGTACAAGGGCAAGTCGATCGCCGACGTGCTTTCGATGAGCGTCGAGGAGGCACTGAAGTTCTTCGACGCCATCCCGAAGATCAAGGCGATCCTCAAGACACTGCACGACGTCGGCCTGGGCTACATCACCCTGGGGCAGAACGCCGTCACCCTCTCGGGCGGGGAGGCGCAGCGCATCAAGCTCTCCAAGGAGCTCAGCCGCAAAGATACGGGCAATACCCTCTATATCCTCGACGAGCCGACGACGGGACTCCACTTCGCTGACGTCGACCGCCTGACCCAGGTACTGCACCACCTCGTCGAACTGGGCAACTCCGTCCTCGTCATCGAGCACAACCTCGACATGGTCAAGAACGCCGACTACATTCTCGACATGGGCCCCGAGGGGGGCAGCAAAGGCGGCCGCATCATCGCCGTCGGCGACCCGGAAACGGTGGCAGCGCAGGCCGACGACACCGGCAGCTACACCGGCGAATACCTGAAGAAGGAACTCCCAGCGCAGTAA
- a CDS encoding patatin-like phospholipase family protein, translating into MATEKAPKKISLALSGGGVRAVAHLGVVEVLQQQGYDIAAIAGSSGGALAGVLLCDGYTPREVLEIYRELRRIDLVRHFRQGGVFALKGIERLLSHHLTATHIEELRTPCIITATDLTAGTIRYFDRGPIAKLAAASSSLIPFFAPVSYEGMRLGDGGFMDNMPVRALKAQGVPILGINVNAILPQEPKNVMQTTYRALILMMAANVEASKHFADAYLEIQGCAEMNIFDTSKLDSAFDAGRREAEAALKKGLLDLA; encoded by the coding sequence ATGGCAACGGAGAAAGCGCCGAAAAAGATTTCACTTGCTTTATCGGGCGGCGGCGTACGCGCCGTAGCCCATTTGGGGGTCGTCGAGGTCCTGCAGCAGCAGGGCTACGATATTGCCGCCATCGCCGGCAGCAGCGGCGGGGCCCTGGCCGGGGTGCTGCTCTGCGACGGCTACACGCCCCGGGAGGTCCTGGAGATCTACCGTGAGCTCCGGCGCATCGACCTCGTGCGCCATTTCCGCCAGGGCGGGGTCTTCGCTCTCAAGGGGATCGAACGGCTGCTTTCCCACCACCTCACTGCCACTCATATCGAGGAGCTCCGGACCCCCTGTATTATCACCGCGACGGACCTGACGGCGGGGACGATCCGCTACTTTGACCGCGGCCCCATCGCCAAACTGGCCGCGGCCTCCTCGTCGCTCATTCCCTTCTTCGCCCCTGTATCTTACGAGGGGATGCGCCTGGGCGACGGCGGCTTTATGGACAATATGCCGGTGCGGGCCCTCAAAGCGCAGGGAGTCCCCATCCTCGGCATCAACGTCAACGCCATACTGCCGCAGGAACCGAAGAACGTTATGCAGACGACCTACCGCGCCCTCATATTGATGATGGCGGCCAACGTCGAGGCGTCGAAGCACTTTGCGGATGCCTATTTGGAGATTCAGGGGTGTGCGGAGATGAACATCTTCGACACCTCCAAATTGGACAGCGCCTTTGACGCGGGGCGGCGCGAAGCGGAGGCGGCGCTTAAAAAGGGGTTACTGGATCTTGCGTAG
- a CDS encoding SDR family NAD(P)-dependent oxidoreductase gives MKKSILITGCSSGIGYETALALFRQGYDVFATARDPEDVFRLINEGLNAHQLDVTDPDSIDAALQWVLEQTGGTLYALFNNAGYGQPGALEDVPTFALREQFETNVLGLHELTRRVLPLMLAQGYGRILQHSSVLGLVSLRFRGAYNASKYAIEGLCDTLRLELEGTGVHVITLNTGPIRSKFRDNAIKMFEKNVEVEKSRFADMYEEEVYKRKANKEEKDRFTRDADAVIDKVIRALEAERPAPRYHITGATTLLALFKRLLPTRGLDALLRKIQ, from the coding sequence ATGAAAAAATCGATCCTTATTACCGGCTGTTCCAGCGGCATCGGCTACGAGACGGCCCTGGCCCTTTTCAGACAGGGCTACGACGTCTTTGCCACGGCCCGTGACCCCGAAGATGTCTTCAGGCTCATCAATGAGGGGCTTAATGCCCATCAGCTCGACGTCACCGACCCCGACAGTATCGATGCGGCCCTGCAGTGGGTGCTTGAGCAGACGGGCGGCACTCTCTACGCCCTCTTTAACAACGCAGGCTACGGCCAGCCCGGTGCCCTCGAAGACGTCCCGACCTTCGCCCTGCGCGAACAGTTCGAAACGAACGTCCTTGGACTGCACGAGCTCACCCGCCGCGTCCTGCCCCTTATGCTCGCGCAGGGCTACGGGCGCATCCTGCAGCACAGCTCGGTGCTGGGACTCGTCTCGCTGCGCTTCCGCGGCGCCTACAACGCCAGCAAGTACGCCATCGAAGGGCTCTGCGACACCCTGCGCCTGGAGCTCGAGGGCACGGGGGTCCACGTTATCACCCTCAACACGGGCCCGATCCGCTCCAAGTTCCGCGACAACGCCATCAAAATGTTTGAAAAGAATGTCGAAGTTGAGAAAAGCCGTTTTGCCGACATGTACGAAGAAGAGGTCTACAAGCGTAAAGCGAACAAGGAGGAGAAGGACCGCTTTACCCGCGATGCGGACGCCGTGATAGACAAAGTTATCAGGGCCCTGGAGGCGGAGCGCCCGGCCCCGCGCTACCACATCACCGGGGCGACCACCTTGCTCGCGCTTTTCAAACGCCTGCTGCCCACCCGGGGGCTCGACGCCCTGCTACGCAAGATCCAGTAA
- a CDS encoding DUF503 domain-containing protein — protein sequence MIICHCDLHFELPYAHSLKGRRSIVNSIRERLKSFNVSVMDISGEYPKEADIAVVFLSPTARAAAQYRDAIEQMLERHFPELQYTMAYEEL from the coding sequence ATGATTATCTGCCACTGTGATCTTCACTTCGAACTCCCCTACGCGCACTCGCTCAAGGGACGGCGCAGCATCGTGAACAGCATCAGGGAGCGGCTGAAAAGCTTCAACGTCTCCGTCATGGACATCAGCGGCGAATACCCAAAAGAGGCCGACATCGCCGTCGTCTTCCTCTCGCCGACTGCCCGGGCTGCGGCGCAGTACCGCGACGCCATCGAACAGATGCTGGAGCGCCACTTTCCCGAGCTGCAGTACACTATGGCGTATGAAGAGCTGTAG
- the arfB gene encoding alternative ribosome rescue aminoacyl-tRNA hydrolase ArfB: MLTISNNVSLSEDEIEIEAIRAQGSGGQKVNKTSAAIHLRFDIAASSLPPFYKERLLALKDSRITKEGIVVIKSQQHRSREQNKEEALERLVELIKSVNVSKKKRIATKPTKGSVKKRLQSKKKQGEKKKLRGKVAD, from the coding sequence ATGCTGACCATTTCCAACAACGTAAGCCTCAGCGAGGATGAGATCGAGATCGAGGCCATAAGGGCCCAGGGCTCCGGCGGGCAGAAGGTCAACAAGACCTCCGCGGCCATCCACCTGCGCTTTGACATCGCCGCCTCTTCACTGCCGCCTTTTTACAAAGAGCGCCTGCTCGCCCTCAAAGACAGCCGCATTACCAAAGAGGGGATCGTCGTCATCAAGTCCCAGCAGCACCGCAGCCGCGAACAGAACAAAGAAGAGGCGTTGGAGCGGCTCGTCGAGCTGATCAAAAGCGTCAACGTCTCCAAAAAGAAGCGCATTGCGACCAAACCGACGAAGGGTTCCGTCAAAAAAAGATTGCAGTCGAAAAAGAAACAGGGAGAGAAAAAAAAGCTGCGCGGCAAAGTCGCCGACTGA
- a CDS encoding OmpA/MotB family protein, which yields MKLIPVAAMAAVMLLSSGCVMKSTHEATLQELNQTRAQLGSAQQTIKEQRDEIERNQAQIAKDREEIAKGKSQIEFNNVELSEMEMRKLQLQQDLEAARKELGASQEQLETMKQIEAETQKRNEIYAQFVKELQKMIDGGQLTVSIEKGRIVINLPDEVLFASGSATVNKAGQEALAQIAKALAAFPDRRFQVEGHTDNVPIKSARFPSNWELSTARALSVVHLMIDEGVSADNVSAAGFGEFHPRATNETPEGRALNRRIEIIMLPNLEILSNELPKLAE from the coding sequence ATGAAACTGATTCCGGTGGCCGCGATGGCGGCAGTGATGTTGCTCAGTTCCGGCTGTGTTATGAAGAGTACGCACGAGGCGACGCTGCAGGAGCTGAACCAGACCCGCGCGCAGCTCGGTTCCGCGCAGCAGACCATCAAGGAGCAGCGCGACGAGATTGAGCGCAACCAGGCGCAGATCGCCAAGGACCGCGAGGAGATCGCCAAGGGCAAGTCGCAGATCGAGTTCAACAACGTCGAGCTGAGCGAGATGGAGATGCGCAAGCTGCAGCTCCAGCAGGACCTCGAGGCGGCCCGCAAAGAGCTGGGGGCTTCCCAGGAGCAGCTTGAGACCATGAAGCAGATTGAGGCCGAGACGCAGAAACGCAACGAGATCTACGCGCAGTTCGTCAAAGAGCTGCAGAAGATGATCGACGGCGGGCAGCTGACCGTCTCCATCGAGAAGGGGCGCATCGTTATCAACCTCCCCGATGAAGTCCTCTTTGCCAGCGGCAGCGCGACGGTGAACAAAGCGGGCCAGGAGGCGCTTGCGCAGATCGCCAAGGCCCTCGCCGCCTTCCCCGACCGCCGCTTCCAGGTCGAGGGGCACACGGACAACGTCCCCATCAAGAGCGCGCGCTTCCCGAGCAACTGGGAGCTCTCCACGGCGCGCGCACTCAGCGTCGTGCACCTCATGATCGACGAGGGCGTCTCCGCCGACAACGTCTCCGCCGCCGGCTTCGGCGAGTTCCACCCCCGCGCGACCAACGAGACGCCGGAGGGGCGCGCGCTCAACCGCCGCATCGAGATCATCATGCTGCCAAACCTGGAGATCCTCTCGAACGAGCTTCCTAAGCTCGCCGAGTAA
- the radC gene encoding RadC family protein — translation MKKLQELYKGDKPREKLLAKGPATLKAYELMAVLLGSGVPGKDVLQLSKEIVGLFDASFESLTLDDLTSIHGMGEAKAAQILAAVELSRRYLIKQHVKITSAADVYELLREYGAKKQEYFIALALDGASHLIEKRVVSIGTLNQSLVHPREVFADAVADRAAGIIVAHNHPGGQLAPSREDAAVTRRLREAGILLGIELLDHVILTKEGFLSLREEGML, via the coding sequence ATGAAAAAGCTCCAGGAACTCTACAAAGGCGACAAGCCCCGCGAAAAACTGCTGGCAAAAGGTCCCGCTACCCTTAAGGCGTATGAGCTGATGGCAGTGTTGCTCGGCAGCGGGGTTCCGGGCAAGGATGTGCTGCAGCTCTCCAAGGAGATCGTAGGGCTCTTTGATGCCTCTTTCGAATCCCTGACGCTCGATGACCTTACTTCCATCCATGGCATGGGCGAGGCAAAAGCCGCGCAGATCCTCGCCGCCGTCGAGCTCTCCCGGCGTTATCTCATCAAGCAGCATGTCAAAATTACCTCAGCTGCGGATGTCTACGAACTGCTACGCGAATACGGGGCCAAAAAGCAGGAGTATTTCATTGCCCTGGCTCTGGATGGAGCCTCGCACCTTATCGAGAAGCGCGTCGTCTCCATCGGGACCCTCAACCAGTCCCTCGTGCACCCCCGTGAAGTCTTTGCCGATGCCGTTGCGGACAGGGCGGCGGGGATCATCGTTGCCCACAACCACCCCGGCGGCCAGCTCGCCCCGAGCCGGGAGGACGCCGCGGTTACCCGGCGCCTCAGGGAGGCGGGGATATTGTTGGGGATAGAGCTGCTCGATCATGTTATTTTGACCAAAGAGGGGTTCTTGAGTCTGCGGGAAGAGGGGATGTTGTGA
- a CDS encoding type II toxin-antitoxin system RelE/ParE family toxin has product MFFTDENGSKPVYEWILSLEEKTKTVVLRNLDLLEQLGTGIREPYVKHLEEKLYEVRAKDHKGIYRIIYFAHTGRRFVLLHGFVKKTQKTPRKEIDIAKQRMKEMKT; this is encoded by the coding sequence GTGTTTTTTACAGATGAGAACGGCTCAAAACCGGTTTATGAGTGGATTCTCTCTCTGGAAGAAAAGACCAAGACAGTTGTATTGAGAAATTTGGATCTCTTGGAGCAGTTAGGTACAGGTATCCGAGAGCCATATGTAAAACACCTGGAAGAGAAACTGTACGAAGTCAGGGCGAAAGATCATAAAGGTATCTACCGGATTATCTATTTTGCACACACCGGTAGACGATTTGTCTTACTACATGGTTTTGTGAAAAAGACGCAGAAGACACCCAGAAAAGAGATTGATATTGCCAAACAGCGCATGAAGGAGATGAAAACATGA
- a CDS encoding helix-turn-helix transcriptional regulator — MSELQRLIKEQLKNEEFKREWDRLEPRYQVITQLLKLRIKYDLTQKQFAEKVGTTQAVISRIENGNVNIGIDFLERVAKAFGKKVEVKLI, encoded by the coding sequence ATGAGTGAACTCCAGAGATTGATAAAAGAACAATTGAAAAATGAAGAGTTTAAACGCGAATGGGATCGTCTTGAACCCCGTTATCAAGTCATAACACAGCTGTTGAAACTCCGCATCAAGTATGACCTGACGCAGAAGCAGTTCGCGGAAAAGGTTGGAACGACACAGGCCGTCATTTCACGCATCGAAAATGGCAATGTTAACATCGGGATTGATTTTCTTGAACGTGTGGCCAAGGCGTTTGGGAAAAAAGTCGAAGTGAAGCTGATATGA
- a CDS encoding YwbE family protein, translating into MPDPRQRKNIRFGLSVAIVLKQDQDTGRLTDGIVRDILTKSATHPHGIKVRLMSGEVGRVKEIH; encoded by the coding sequence ATGCCGGATCCCAGACAAAGAAAGAACATACGCTTCGGATTGAGCGTTGCCATCGTGTTGAAACAGGACCAGGACACCGGCCGACTGACAGACGGCATCGTCCGCGACATTCTCACCAAAAGCGCCACGCATCCGCACGGTATCAAGGTGAGGCTGATGAGCGGCGAAGTAGGGCGGGTGAAGGAGATACACTAG
- a CDS encoding type I restriction endonuclease subunit R, whose translation MSTQPEAVLEANLVKQLSEELGYEKVLITDEAALKANLKHQLEKHNKTTLSDTEFARILNHLNKGNVFEKAKILRDKFALPKDDGTTSYIEFLDSEHWCQNLFQVTQQVTIEGKYKNRYDVTLLINGLPLVQIELKRRGVELKEAFNQINRYQRHSYGYNSALFNYVQLFVISNGVNTKYYANNKKQTFKQTFFWADKENKNIHNLEAFTSVFLERCHISKMICKYIVLAEVPKILMVLRPYQYHAVESIIDRVQNTNKNGYIWHTTGSGKTLTSFKASQILVKLPHVHKVVFVVDRKDLDFQTTKEFNSFAEGSVDGTDNTKILVDQFLGRYKDKKGQSVQTDLIITTIQKLNTAISKKRYLNEMEQLRDEHIVFIFDECHRSQFGETHRNITRFFEKAQMIGFTGTPIFEENAVGNKLGKRTTADLFGDRLHRYVITDAISDDNVLKFSVEYVGRYKEKESANELDIEVEAINTQEVLESPYRIEKIVDYILSVHPRKTHSKEFTAMMCVGSVDMLTKYYETFKSRKHDLKIATIFSYTANEEDKDANGLIDFDETKVDEEHINKHSREKLDEYINDYNAMFGTKFSTKDSQSFYNYYNDISKRVKQREVDILLVVNMFLTGFDSKSLNTLYVDKNLKYHGLIQAFSRTNRILGETKSQGNIVCFRNLKTATDDAIALFSDLDKKDKILMGPYEEYVEKFNEAFAKLIAIAPSINSVDAIIDEEKQLEFIKAFRELMRVRNILEGFADFDWNNLSMAEQLFEDYKSKYLDLYERTKSRNETEKVSVLQEIDFELELIHKDEINVAYILKLLAKYRKAKTEEQQKQRDTIVSIINAQPGLRSKRELIEKFIDDHLMHIEDDDLIDDAFEKFWDEEQVKAFDELCEEEDLNKAEVNRVIDTYLYDGRPPLKDDIANTLNVKPKLLERKKIVPRVLDKIMGFIEKFYDGGGSLGSSTEKAANSSNYANAISGNAMMAAEESEEYMEKAPK comes from the coding sequence ATGAGCACCCAACCCGAAGCCGTCCTCGAAGCCAACCTGGTCAAACAGCTCAGCGAAGAACTGGGCTACGAAAAAGTCCTCATCACAGATGAAGCGGCCCTCAAAGCAAACCTCAAACACCAGCTCGAAAAGCACAACAAGACCACGCTGAGCGACACCGAGTTCGCCCGCATTCTTAATCACCTTAACAAGGGCAACGTCTTCGAAAAAGCGAAGATCCTCCGCGACAAGTTCGCCCTCCCCAAGGACGACGGCACGACTTCTTACATCGAGTTCCTGGACTCGGAGCATTGGTGCCAGAACCTCTTCCAGGTCACCCAGCAGGTAACCATCGAAGGTAAGTATAAGAACCGCTACGATGTCACCCTGCTCATCAACGGCCTGCCTCTCGTGCAGATCGAGCTCAAACGCCGGGGTGTGGAGCTCAAGGAGGCCTTCAACCAGATCAACCGCTACCAGCGCCACTCCTACGGCTACAACAGCGCCCTCTTCAACTACGTGCAGCTCTTCGTCATCTCCAACGGCGTCAACACCAAGTATTACGCCAACAACAAAAAGCAAACCTTCAAACAAACCTTCTTCTGGGCAGACAAAGAAAACAAAAACATCCACAACCTCGAAGCTTTCACCTCGGTCTTCCTGGAGCGCTGCCACATCTCCAAGATGATCTGCAAGTACATCGTCCTGGCGGAGGTGCCGAAGATTTTGATGGTGCTGCGCCCCTACCAGTACCATGCCGTCGAATCAATCATCGACCGGGTGCAAAATACGAATAAAAACGGCTACATCTGGCACACGACTGGCTCGGGCAAGACCCTCACCTCCTTCAAGGCCTCGCAGATCCTCGTCAAGCTCCCGCATGTGCACAAGGTCGTCTTCGTCGTCGACCGCAAGGACCTCGACTTCCAGACGACCAAGGAGTTCAACAGCTTTGCCGAAGGAAGCGTCGACGGTACGGACAATACGAAGATCCTCGTCGACCAGTTCCTAGGTCGCTACAAAGACAAAAAAGGCCAAAGCGTCCAGACAGACCTCATCATCACGACGATCCAAAAGCTCAACACCGCTATCAGCAAAAAGCGCTACCTAAATGAGATGGAGCAGCTACGCGATGAGCACATCGTCTTCATCTTCGACGAGTGCCACCGCAGCCAGTTCGGTGAGACCCACCGCAACATCACCCGCTTCTTTGAAAAGGCGCAGATGATCGGCTTTACGGGGACGCCTATTTTCGAAGAGAACGCCGTCGGGAACAAGCTGGGCAAACGCACGACCGCCGACCTATTCGGCGACCGCCTGCACCGCTACGTCATCACCGATGCCATCAGCGACGACAACGTCCTGAAGTTCTCCGTGGAGTACGTCGGGCGATACAAGGAGAAAGAGAGCGCCAACGAGCTCGATATCGAAGTGGAGGCCATCAACACCCAGGAAGTGCTGGAAAGTCCCTACAGAATCGAAAAGATCGTCGACTACATCCTCTCTGTCCATCCTCGTAAAACCCATTCCAAAGAGTTCACGGCGATGATGTGCGTCGGCAGCGTGGACATGCTCACCAAGTACTACGAGACCTTTAAGAGTAGAAAGCACGACCTCAAGATCGCTACGATCTTCTCCTACACCGCCAATGAGGAGGACAAAGACGCCAACGGGCTGATCGACTTCGACGAGACGAAAGTGGACGAAGAGCACATCAACAAGCACAGCCGCGAGAAGCTCGACGAGTACATCAACGACTACAACGCTATGTTCGGCACGAAGTTCAGCACCAAAGACAGCCAGAGCTTCTACAACTACTACAACGACATCTCCAAACGGGTGAAACAGCGTGAAGTCGACATCCTCCTCGTCGTCAACATGTTCCTGACGGGCTTCGACTCCAAGTCCCTCAACACTCTCTACGTCGACAAGAACCTGAAGTACCACGGCCTTATCCAGGCCTTCTCGCGCACCAACCGCATTCTGGGCGAGACGAAATCGCAGGGGAATATTGTCTGCTTCCGCAACCTAAAAACAGCGACCGACGACGCCATTGCCCTCTTCTCTGATCTGGATAAAAAAGACAAGATTCTCATGGGGCCTTACGAAGAGTATGTCGAAAAGTTCAACGAGGCTTTCGCGAAGCTCATTGCTATCGCCCCGAGCATCAACAGCGTCGATGCTATCATCGACGAAGAGAAACAGCTGGAATTCATCAAGGCATTCCGGGAACTGATGCGGGTGAGGAATATTCTGGAGGGATTCGCCGACTTCGACTGGAACAACCTCTCCATGGCGGAGCAACTCTTCGAAGACTACAAGTCCAAATACCTCGACCTTTACGAGCGGACCAAAAGCCGCAATGAAACGGAAAAGGTCTCTGTCCTGCAGGAGATCGACTTTGAGCTGGAGCTCATCCACAAGGACGAGATCAATGTTGCCTATATCCTCAAACTCCTGGCCAAATATAGAAAGGCCAAAACAGAAGAGCAGCAGAAGCAGCGTGACACCATCGTCAGCATCATCAACGCTCAGCCCGGCCTCCGCAGCAAGCGCGAGCTGATCGAGAAGTTCATCGACGACCACCTGATGCACATCGAAGACGACGATCTCATCGATGATGCGTTCGAGAAATTCTGGGACGAAGAGCAGGTCAAAGCTTTTGACGAACTTTGCGAAGAAGAGGATCTCAACAAAGCAGAAGTCAACAGGGTTATCGACACCTACCTCTACGACGGCAGGCCTCCGCTAAAAGACGACATCGCCAATACGCTCAACGTCAAACCGAAACTGCTTGAACGCAAAAAAATCGTTCCGAGAGTACTCGATAAGATTATGGGCTTTATAGAGAAGTTCTATGATGGCGGAGGGAGTCTCGGTTCTTCTACGGAGAAAGCGGCTAATTCTTCGAATTATGCCAATGCTATTTCCGGCAACGCCATGATGGCGGCGGAAGAAAGCGAAGAGTATATGGAGAAAGCACCAAAATAG